The DNA region GACTGACATTCTGTATAACACATTAAAGGATAATAAGCCTACAGCTAATGATGAGGATTATAAATTTGATACCGGATTGTATTCTCAGTACAAAGATGCTTTTAGTAATGATGTAATGGCACTAAATCCTTAATTAGTCTCATGATTACATAAAGTTATTAATGGAATCAGCATGGCGCGGAGCATTTGTTCCGCGTCTTTTTGTTTAATAGTTGAGATCATCTTTGATTACTCTAAGAAAGGAGTTTGAGCCTCAATCACGAATGATACTAAATTCTAGGAATATAAACTGAAGGAGTATACACATGTTCAATCAACCGACAGCTTTACGTTCAGTGCTCAATCCTAAATATCTGGAGTTTGTATTGAGTGATCAATATGACATCGGACCATGGAAAGAATGTTTATTTTGGCTGCGAGGGTTAAATGATACCTACCGGTTACGTACTTCCACTGGAATGTATATTCTTCGTGTCTACCGTACAGAAATTACGGAGGAAGATGTTCGTTATGAGTTGGCTTTATTGTCACAATTGAAAGGCACTCTGAGTTCATCTGCACATACCGACATTGGAGAGTATATCGAGAAAAAGGATCACACCGAATATACGATGCTTGATGCGGCAGAAGGAAAGCGTGTGGCGGTGATGTTTCGCTATATCGAGGGAGCAGAGAATAACCTTGAGGATGAGGAATCCTGTTATACCTTTGGTCAGTCTGCCGCTGAATTGCACAGTGCCATGGATCGGGTAACGATGGAGCTGCCACGGTATGAGCTGGATACGAAGTTCCTGATCGACGAGCCGCTGGAGCGAATCTTGAATTATGTCGGGAAAAGTAGTGAAGCAGTACCATTCCTGAATGCGTTTACACAAACGTTAAAAGAACGGATTGCTGCCGTATCCAGTCAAGGCCTGGACGTAGGACTGTGCCATGGCGATATGCATG from Paenibacillus sp. JNUCC-31 includes:
- a CDS encoding phosphotransferase enzyme family protein; the encoded protein is MFNQPTALRSVLNPKYLEFVLSDQYDIGPWKECLFWLRGLNDTYRLRTSTGMYILRVYRTEITEEDVRYELALLSQLKGTLSSSAHTDIGEYIEKKDHTEYTMLDAAEGKRVAVMFRYIEGAENNLEDEESCYTFGQSAAELHSAMDRVTMELPRYELDTKFLIDEPLERILNYVGKSSEAVPFLNAFTQTLKERIAAVSSQGLDVGLCHGDMHGNNNAFQQGKQFIHYDFEWAAPGWRAYDLAQVKARKRQSGERKAVLWDALMAGYRSIRSFSKQDEEAVDLFIIARRFWVMGLDVAFIESDTGGLDYGSDWLDSFIEEFRETGIVVSDDLQQLWIQ